Below is a window of Hydrogenimonas sp. DNA.
GGTTTCGGGAAAATTTGAGGCGAACCCGCCAGGTGCGTCGACGGTTTTCCCGGAAGTGCACGGCTGCAACAGTCGTGACGAGTTCCTCTATTTATATTTCGAGATTAGGGATCTAGTTTCGTGGGGGCGAAGTTTCGCTGAGCAGACCCAAATCTTCTCTCTGGGTACCTAGGAGCCTGGAGGGCGGATACTATATCGATAGAATCTTCGTCGAATTTCAGACTCGACCTAAGACCGTTCGGCGTGCTTTTTGCGTAAAGTTACATAAAAACAATATTGCAAAACGGTTGCCGGAATTGTCGAAGATCCGCATCTGATTTTCAACCCTGCCGACAGAGGGTTCGCCCTTGGTCATAGGCTTGTAGTGATAGTGCGTCCCGAAGATGAGATAGAACGCAGCGGCAGCGAAAAGGGCCAGATATCCGACAGGTTTCGCATAACGAAAAGGGGCTCTTCGGCCCGGGGCTTTTTTATATAGCAGCCGGTGCAGAAGAGCGGCTGCGGCGATGAGCCAGAGCGTGCCTGCCAGATAGCCGCCGAAAACATCGCTCAGGTAGTGCACCCCGAGATAGATACGGCTGAAACCGATCAGCAGAATCAGGACGGTAACGGTAAATAAGATGTTGATGCGGGATTTGAAACTTTTTCTCTCCCACATCAGAAGGTATGCCAGAAATCCGTAAAAGGCTACCGCGGCAGCCGCATGTGCGCTCGGGAACGAATATGTAGGCTCGAAGTAGAGTGCGGTTTCGGGACGGGGGCGATGAAGTGCCAGTTTGCCCAGGTAGACAGAAAGAGCGGAGCCCGCAATCGAAAAATAGAGTGCTACGATCTGCTCATATCTTCTGTTGAGCAGAAGGATTAGAGTTGCGGCAGCCAAAAAGGCGAGAAGAACTTCTACTTTGCCAAGATATGTGATCCATGTGAAAAATGGCGTAAGCTCCGGGGTACGCCACTGGACTATCAGGTTCGCTACGATGCTGTCGGCATAGACGATGGGATCTTTCGTCAAAATATCTTCGACGGTGCCGCCGAAGAGAGCGAGCAGATAGAGCAGGGCCGGGGCAAAGAGTGTCAGCGGAAGCCCGGTAAATACCGAAGAGTCGATGCGCCTGCGAAGAAAGAGAGTGAGTTTGGGGTGTGAAGCCGAAAACCTTTTGACCGGCCCGGCGGTGAGAAAAGCATGCCGGAGTGCCGACAGGACCGTTTTGGCAGCCGGTCCGTTCTGCACGACAAACCGTTTGAGAAGGTATAGCAGAAAGAGTAGAAAAGTGAATACCGCTATAGTCGTCACGGTACGCGAGAGCCAGAGCTGGGCGAGAGCCAGTGAGGTCGAAAAGAGAAATCCGATGCCGATAAACTCCAGACTCCAGCCTACGGCCCCCAGAAAATCCCAAAAAAGGAACTTGCCTCTATCCATTTTCATCGATCCGGCCAGGAAAGAGACGGACTCTTTCAAGCCCGGTATGAAGCGTGCGAAAAAGAGCGATTTGGCACCGTGGGTATTGAGAAACTTCCTGCTCTTTTCAAGGGCCTCTTCAGGCAGATGCAGCCACGGTTTCTGCAACAGCGCTGCGCCGTGCCGCCTGCCCAGACGGTAGTTGACGAGATCACCGGCATAGGCGCCGGCCAGCCCGAATAGAAGAACGGTTTTTATGTCGATGTATCCCTGTCCGGCCAGCACGCCCATGAAAAGAAGCAGTGTCGAACCGGGTATAAAAAACCCGAGCCCGATAAGAGTTTCGCCGAATGCCGCGATGAAGGCGATCCATGCGGTATAGCTTCTGAAATAGTCAACTGCGGACAGAAGCAGATGCTGCAGATCGCTCATCATCGAGCAGGCCGAATCTTCTCAATAAGGCTCGACGCTTGAGATGCGTTCGCCCTGTTTTACGATGCGAATACGCTCACCCGGATAGAAACGCAGACCTTTGACGATAACCACGACAGTGGAACCGTTGTCAAGCTGTACGGTCAGCTCCTGCGCATTCGCCTTGCCGGCCTCGCTTCCCACATAGGCACCCGCCAGGCCGCCGGCAAGTGTCGCCAGTGTATTGCCTTTGCCTCCGCCTATCAGTGACCCCAGTACTCCGCCGGTAACGGCTCCCAGAAACGTTCCTGTCCCGTTGTCTTTGATGACCACCGGTCTTATCGACTCAATGGTACCGGCTTCGTACCGCATGACGTATTGTGTAGCCTCTGGATTCACCTCTTCAACCCCTCTTTGCGCGCAGCCGCCCAAAAAGAGGATTCCCAAAGTTGCAATCGCCGCAAGATATATTTTTTTCATCTGAACTCTCCTTGTATCGCTTCGTATATAGATCACTTTAACATAGAGAGGGATAATGAGAGTAAACAGATACCTGCCCGGCGCGCAGATTTTGCGTACTGTTGCGGGTTCGTCTACCGGCTTATTCCGGGAATCGGGCAGGTCTATTGAATACCCAGTCGCTGCTTTCTACAGGTTTATGACATGAAATACAGACCTGCATACCTTTTTGAAACGGTTTCTGCTCCAGCCCTACCCAGCGGGCCCATCCCCAGTTATGGGTTTTGGAATATTTTTTGGAGTCTTTAAACATAAACTCGACATGTATAAACTCCCCTGGTACCGTAGCACTTTGCCACTCTTTCAGGCTGCTATCTTTCCAGACAACTTTACCCAGTATCGCACCATCCGGCCACGGATCTGTTCTGCCGCTCCTTGCAGCTTCTACGGCAATCGGATTGCCCAAAAGAACACGAATTGTCCCATTGTCTTTACGGTGTATAACCGATATCGTCTGCCAATTCTGCCATCCGGTCGGATAGCTTATGCCGTGTGAAGGTTTCGGCGTTCTCTCTGCCGCGCCTGTTATTGAAATAATGGCTGCGGCCAAGACCACAGCTTTAACAATCTGTCTCATTTTTATCCTTTTTGTTTGGAGTAACGATCTGCATAAATATCTTCATCCCCGGATTTACGCAAGGGAGCGACCGGCTGAAATCAAAATATGCCTCTTATCTTTACCGCAAAACAGGGTGAAACTGCGGTTGCACAGAGCACGACAACAAATAAGTCACCCTTTGTAAAGTCGAAAACCTGAAGAATCTCCCGCCATGACTTGCCGAGCACAAAATAGCCGAACCCAAATTCAAATGTCAGTGTTAAAACTACCCAGTAAATACCGATAAAGATAAAACCATTAGGCTCTTTAATTCCCATAAGCGGAATAAATAGCAATGAAATTGCAAAAACAAGGGCTGCCAACAACAGACCACTTATAGGCAGCGCCATATGGCTCCAGTGAGCGTAGTAAGGACTTTTTCGCGAAAAGTACCATTCACGATGGCGGCAAAAACGATAACCAGCCATATGCCGGTGGCTTTGATAAGTATGCTGGTCATTCTTTTTCCTCTTGGAGTCTTGAAATCTGCAGGGTCAGTTGCTGCCTGATTTTGCCTTTTTATCCAGTTTTGAAAACTCTTTTTCAGCACCTTTTTCAAAAGCTACTTTATACATCGATTCCAGCTTTTTAACCTCTTCGAGTGAAACAAGTCTGTTTTGTTTTGTCAAGTTCTTTGGCGTATTCATCAAGCGATTTAACGGTATCTTTTTCCCGCCTAAAATTATCGCCTGCTCCATAAAAAGCCTTTCCGGCTTAACCAAGTTTTTAAATCCGTGGCCATCGATGGTATAGATCTTTTAAGAAGTCGACTGTTTTTGGATGGTGTCGATAGTCATTGATAGCACTGCGAATAGCAAAAGAGATATCTATATTATACTCCAAAACGAGGGTTTTGAGTTCATCTAAAAATTTGTCCAGTAATGTATATATTACTTCCCATACGATATTTTCATCGATACCGAAATATCCGTGAACAATATGATTTCTGAAACTGACAATTTGTTGATACTCTTTGGGTAATAGATTGTTTTTTAGTAGCTTACTTGACGCTTCTCCGATAATTTCAAGTTCTCTTATGGTTGCATCCCATTCCAGTTCACTGTGCAAAAACGCAGTTGCATTATCAAACTTTTTGGTATAGCGTTTGATCTTATCTGCGGCAATAAAAATATCGACAATATAAAAAGAGGTTTCCCTAGACATATATAATCTCTTCATCTATATGATGCCTGATAAAAGATCGCATCTTCTTTTCCATTCCAAGGTCTACAGGTTTATGCAATTGTGTTTCAAGATAGTGCTTGAGTCCAAAAAACGCTTCAAATGAGGAGGGCATATCGACAAGTATATCAATGTCACTCTCGTCGGTAGCCTCTTCTCGTGCATAAGAACCAAACAGAGCGATAGATCTGACACCGAACCTCTTTCGGAGTTCTGATTTGTGAGAAGAGAGAAAGTCTAAAATATTCTCTTTTGTGATAACCATGTCATTTTTTCCTCATTCTATTGAAATGATTGTACCATATTCACATAGAGTAGATTAAAAGGAAAATTTGTAGCAGGAGAAGGTGGTCTGGTGATGATAATAACCCGATTTTGCTTTCATACAACATATTTAACATCAATCAAGAGTTTAAGCTAAGTTATTGTTATCACCGCCCCCTATTGCTCTTTAATTCCCATAAGCGGGATAAATAGCAATGAAATCGCAAAAACAAGGGCCGCCAACAACAGACCACTTATAGGCGGAACGTTATAAATTTTGTAATTCTATCGGCTTGACACAAAATTTCCAACTCTCCCATCAAGGGTGTAATTTTTTAATAAGCCTCTTTTCTGTGGGCAATTCTGATGACAGCAATAACGAGCAGATTATTCTCTTTCAAATAAATTATTCTATAGTTTCCTGCTCTTTTTCTAAATTTACCTTTGTGTTTCCCATTAAGTTGTTTGTCATTTGAAAAGTTTCCATTCTGCAGATCAATTATTTTTGTTGCGACAAGTTTTTGCGCTTTTTTATCCAGTTTTAAAAATTCTTTCTCGGCACTCTTTTCAAAAGCTACTTTATACATCAATTCCAGCTTTTTTAAACACATCTTCGAGTGAAACAAGTGTTGTTTTTCCTGCTTTAAGATCTTCTATTCTTTTATCTGCGACCATTTCATCAAGCTTGTCAAAATATAATTCAATAGCTTTTTCAACAAGGCTCGTTCTTGTTTTGTCAAGTTCTTTGGCGTATTCATCAAGCGATTTAACGATATCTTTTTCCAGTCTGATATTTATTGCCTGTTTCATATAAACCCTTTCCTACTCAGTTAGTGTGTATACAATTGTAGTGCAAAAAGATATATTCGTCAAGTTGCTATAGCGACCAAGTTCACTTTCCGCTATGGAGCCGCTTGCTTGTCATTGGATACCACGTAGGTCGATTAATGTTATTATTATCACCAGGCCCCTATGCCGTGCATTTTTCAACAACATTTTTTATCCTAGATATCAAAGGACTCATGTCTTCATTTTCAACAATATAGTGTACAATTTGTGATGTAATATCTTCGAATGAACTCTCTTGTTTTGTCAGTTCTTCCTTTATAATTTTGAGCAATTTTTTTCCCTTCTTATCGTTATCACTAATCGACCCATATTCCTGTATGATATCTTCCAGAGGTCTATGATGAAAGAATAGATCATTGAACTCACGAAAAAATTTATGGTCAACTTTGTCAAACAATTTATTGCGTAAAAATTTTTCTCCGCTTTGTATTGGTAAAAATGCCACATTGAGATTGTGATGCAAGCCTTTCTTAATATATTTTTTATTAAATAAATCTTCTACATCGCCATCTAATACAGAGAAAGCCTTCTTTCCTACTCCAAGAAAATTTGAAGACATTATTTCTTGGTGGAGATTGATAACATTTTCCCAACCACCACAGGGTAGTATATGAACTAATTTTGAACTTAATAATCCCTCTTTTTTTAAAACCCAGTCAACTATCTTTTTTGTCAATATGTCTTCGACTAGAATCAAGTAATCGTAACCATCATGCATATAAATATTGCGGGTAGCATAAGCTGGATAACAAGGATTAATTACTTCTACAGAGTTGTCAGCATGTTTATTCAAGAAGAAGATATTTGTCGGATCAATATTTCTTATTAGATCTGTGGAATGGGTAGAAAAATATATCGCCATGTTCTTGTGCTTTGACAATTGAGATAAAAATTTAACCAATCTTATAAGCGCAGAAGGATGGAGGGCCAACTCGACTTCATCTAGCAAGATAAAATAGTCATCTTCTTTACCTTTCCTACGTTCGATTTGATAGTAAATTGAATGTAGCAACGAAAGAAGAAGATTTTCACCTGTACTCAAGCTTAGCTGACTTATTAATTTTTCATTTTCTACTAAAAAATACGGACTACCTCTAAATTTAAATACCTGCTTGGCTCTGTCGCTAGACAGTTTATAAAGGTTATCATATTTGTTTTTATCGCCATGAAGAATCACACCTAAATTATGTTTTATAAAATTGGCCGCTGGAATTAATTCATCTTTTTTGACTTTAGAAGCACTTATTAATGCTTGGTAATGTGTATCTCTGAATCTATTCCCGTGGATAAGACTTCCTTCATAAAATCCATGCAAATATATTTTTTTTCCAAACATTTTCCAATCATTGGCTGAGTGTTTTAATGCTTGGTTGATATTTTTATATGTATATTTTATTTCCGAGTTGTCGTCTGCGCCATTAATAAAAAATGTTTTTACAATATCGTAATAAAACAAACTTGCAATTGCTGCCATCAACGTACTCTTGCCTGATGCATTCTTTCCAGTTATAGCATAGAGCCCCTTTGTAAATGGAAGTTCTATTTCTAATGATTTGATGTTTCTAAGATTTTTTATGCTTATGTTTAATGTACTCATATTTGTCCTTTTGGTGCATAACGGGGCCCGCTGCCCCGTTATCTCGGACGCGCAGCGTCCGAGATAACTATTCATTCAAGGAACATTATAGCCATCCCACCCTTTTAATTCAAAATAACAAAGCAGACAATATGCCTGTTATCTTGAAAAAATATCTCATAAAGATATTTTTTCACTCTGTTCTTAGAATATGCCAAACGATTGTCTGTTGTTGCAATGATAAAAACCGGCTGACGAATATTTTCCCCGAAAAGTAGAACCCAAATCTAGAAATAGAGATAGAAGAACTCGTCACGATCATTGCAGCCATGCACTTCCGGGAAAATCATCGACGCACCTGACGGGTGCGCCTCAAATTTTCCCGAAACCGCCTGACCACAAGCATCGCAACGATTTCAAACTATTCTATTTCGAGATTTGGGTAGAAGCGACATAAGACTATTTCGGTAATGATGTAGTACAATTTTCAGAATGAAACAGATAGAGTTTGAAATTGAAGAGTTGGTGAGTATGAGGAAGTACCCCTCCGCTCTTTTTTACAGAGGGAATCTTGAACTGCTTAAAAAGCCGAAAGTTTCCATTGTGGGA
It encodes the following:
- a CDS encoding RelE/StbE replicon stabilization toxin, whose product is MYKVAFEKSAEKEFLKLDKKAQKLVATKIIDLQNGNFSNDKQLNGKHKGKFRKRAGNYRIIYLKENNLLVIAVIRIAHRKEAY
- a CDS encoding membrane-associated phospholipid phosphatase, producing MMSDLQHLLLSAVDYFRSYTAWIAFIAAFGETLIGLGFFIPGSTLLLFMGVLAGQGYIDIKTVLLFGLAGAYAGDLVNYRLGRRHGAALLQKPWLHLPEEALEKSRKFLNTHGAKSLFFARFIPGLKESVSFLAGSMKMDRGKFLFWDFLGAVGWSLEFIGIGFLFSTSLALAQLWLSRTVTTIAVFTFLLFLLYLLKRFVVQNGPAAKTVLSALRHAFLTAGPVKRFSASHPKLTLFLRRRIDSSVFTGLPLTLFAPALLYLLALFGGTVEDILTKDPIVYADSIVANLIVQWRTPELTPFFTWITYLGKVEVLLAFLAAATLILLLNRRYEQIVALYFSIAGSALSVYLGKLALHRPRPETALYFEPTYSFPSAHAAAAVAFYGFLAYLLMWERKSFKSRINILFTVTVLILLIGFSRIYLGVHYLSDVFGGYLAGTLWLIAAAALLHRLLYKKAPGRRAPFRYAKPVGYLALFAAAAFYLIFGTHYHYKPMTKGEPSVGRVENQMRIFDNSGNRFAILFLCNFTQKARRTVLGRV
- a CDS encoding putative outer membrane lipoprotein Pcp, producing MKKIYLAAIATLGILFLGGCAQRGVEEVNPEATQYVMRYEAGTIESIRPVVIKDNGTGTFLGAVTGGVLGSLIGGGKGNTLATLAGGLAGAYVGSEAGKANAQELTVQLDNGSTVVVIVKGLRFYPGERIRIVKQGERISSVEPY
- a CDS encoding PAP/25A core domain:DNA polymerase, beta-like region; the encoded protein is MVITKENILDFLSSHKSELRKRFGVRSIALFGSYAREEATDESDIDILVDMPSSFEAFFGLKHYLETQLHKPVDLGMEKKMRSFIRHHIDEEIIYV
- a CDS encoding putative cytochrome P460, with the translated sequence MRQIVKAVVLAAAIISITGAAERTPKPSHGISYPTGWQNWQTISVIHRKDNGTIRVLLGNPIAVEAARSGRTDPWPDGAILGKVVWKDSSLKEWQSATVPGEFIHVEFMFKDSKKYSKTHNWGWARWVGLEQKPFQKGMQVCISCHKPVESSDWVFNRPARFPE